One genomic window of Candidatus Pseudobacter hemicellulosilyticus includes the following:
- a CDS encoding SusC/RagA family TonB-linked outer membrane protein, whose protein sequence is MQKTAIGSRQGIPILSAIALLSGPVFYRQQVYRKSVSGPAFRIPAQMRRIMKLTSFLLLTFCLHVSATSSSQTITYTGRNIPLKAIFKEIKKQSGYVVLYNQQLLNNTHPVSVSVDAMPLADFLQVLFNDQPLHFRVDDRTIFLSEKPVESKSATIPSKLMLHPPALVLTGQILSPDGSALPGSSIRVLNSRKGTATDDQGRFSIPDLPEEASLEISAVGFAPLRLQLRSGTFYIVPIAGSRATAPAATLLSNKPGNLIVRLAPSTSKLDEVQVIAYGTTTRRLNTGSSVKVSSTEIAQQPVDNPLLALSGRVPGLVVTQSTGLPGSGLQVQIRGRNSISNGNDPLYIVDGVPYTNTLLPGDGYIMGLSSSAAGNPFSYLNPADIESITVLKDAGATAIYGSRGANGVILISTKKGKAGKPRVSINVQHGFGRVAKKLDLLNTRQYLDMRYEALRNDGSTPSLLNGDYDLVLWDTTRYTDWQKEFIGNTALFTDAQASLSGGNETTQFSIGAGYHRLSTVFPDNSADAKGSVHFSITNSSPDKRFNASLTGNYLVDNNQLPGMDLTRLGLTLAPDAPALYNPDGSLNWAPAPAGNSTFMNPLSVAKNTYQNKTNNLVANAVISYVLLPGITVKSSFGYTNMQTNEKSLYPSAHVSPEEKPFARGSASFVNNNISSWIIEPELGYKQMIGKGKLELQLGATIQQNNATGERINATGYPSDQVLGNMASATSLSSSGSTILVYKYNALYGRLNYNLNDEWLVDLTARRDGSSRFGRNNQFHNFGAAGIGWIFTREAFFKEQLPFLNFGKLRASYGSTGNDQIGDYRHLSLYNPVYTAGGNYQGTGGLQASRLTNPNLEWELTSKAEIALETGFLNDRLLLAVSYSHNESSNQLLSYNLPYTTGFNEIANNFPATVRNTSWEFLLNTVNLQQNQFSWTSSFNLTIPRNKLVAFPNLEQSTYASTLMIGQPLDIQQAFNYKGVDPATGLYQFASSTGDPFNPAFGTDQTLLINTQPKFYGGLQNNFRFKGFSLDFLFQFSKRTAYSNLFNTLPGMANANQLTDVLDRWQKSGDISNVQRFSANYSTYNQWGYAAMSNAGYTDVSFIRLKNASLSWELPASWTRTIHFQQARLYVQGQNLLTFTDYPGLDPENVSFLSVPPLRVITFGCQIGF, encoded by the coding sequence ATGCAAAAAACTGCTATTGGATCCCGCCAGGGCATCCCGATCCTTTCCGCTATCGCCCTACTGTCCGGACCCGTTTTCTACCGGCAGCAGGTTTACCGGAAAAGTGTTTCGGGACCCGCTTTCCGGATCCCCGCACAAATGAGGCGTATCATGAAACTGACCAGCTTTCTTTTATTAACTTTCTGTCTGCATGTATCGGCAACATCGTCATCACAGACCATCACCTATACGGGCAGGAATATCCCGCTGAAAGCGATCTTCAAAGAGATCAAAAAACAATCGGGTTATGTGGTGCTGTATAACCAGCAATTACTGAATAACACGCACCCGGTATCCGTATCTGTTGATGCCATGCCGCTGGCAGATTTCCTACAGGTCCTTTTCAACGATCAGCCGCTTCATTTCCGCGTAGATGACCGCACCATTTTTCTCTCCGAAAAGCCTGTCGAATCCAAAAGCGCCACCATACCATCCAAACTCATGCTCCATCCACCGGCGCTGGTCCTTACCGGCCAGATACTGAGCCCTGACGGTAGTGCGCTTCCCGGCAGTTCCATCCGGGTACTCAACAGCCGGAAAGGCACAGCTACTGACGACCAGGGCCGCTTTTCCATACCAGACCTGCCCGAGGAGGCCAGCCTTGAAATTTCTGCTGTTGGCTTTGCGCCTCTCCGGCTGCAATTGCGGTCCGGCACTTTCTATATTGTACCCATTGCAGGCAGCAGGGCCACAGCACCCGCAGCCACCCTGCTCAGCAATAAGCCCGGCAACCTGATCGTACGGCTGGCGCCCTCCACCAGTAAGCTGGATGAGGTGCAGGTAATTGCCTATGGCACTACCACCCGCAGGCTGAATACCGGCAGCAGCGTGAAGGTTTCTTCCACGGAGATTGCCCAGCAACCCGTTGACAATCCACTGCTGGCCCTGTCCGGAAGAGTACCGGGCCTGGTGGTGACACAATCAACCGGGCTGCCCGGCAGCGGCCTGCAAGTACAGATCAGGGGAAGGAACAGCATCAGTAATGGTAATGATCCCTTGTATATAGTTGACGGCGTCCCTTATACCAACACGCTCCTGCCCGGGGATGGGTATATCATGGGACTGTCCAGCAGCGCAGCCGGCAACCCCTTCAGTTATTTAAATCCTGCCGATATAGAAAGTATAACTGTGTTGAAAGATGCAGGCGCTACCGCCATTTATGGATCAAGGGGCGCCAACGGCGTTATCCTTATCAGCACCAAAAAAGGAAAGGCCGGGAAACCCCGTGTGAGCATCAACGTGCAGCACGGCTTTGGCAGGGTGGCTAAAAAGCTGGACCTGCTTAATACCCGGCAATACCTGGACATGCGCTATGAGGCGCTCAGGAACGATGGCAGCACGCCCAGTCTCCTCAATGGCGATTATGACCTGGTGTTATGGGATACCACCCGGTATACCGACTGGCAAAAAGAATTCATAGGCAACACAGCTCTGTTCACCGATGCACAGGCATCCCTTTCCGGGGGCAATGAGACCACCCAGTTCTCCATTGGCGCCGGTTACCATCGCCTCAGCACCGTATTTCCCGATAATTCTGCCGATGCAAAAGGATCTGTTCATTTCAGTATCACAAACAGCTCGCCAGACAAGCGTTTCAATGCCAGCCTGACCGGCAACTACCTGGTGGACAATAACCAGTTGCCCGGCATGGACCTTACCCGCCTGGGATTAACCCTGGCGCCCGATGCACCCGCCCTGTATAACCCGGATGGCAGCCTCAACTGGGCGCCCGCACCGGCCGGGAACTCCACGTTCATGAACCCCCTCTCCGTGGCAAAAAATACCTACCAGAACAAAACCAATAACCTCGTCGCCAACGCGGTCATCAGCTATGTCCTGCTGCCCGGCATCACGGTCAAAAGCAGTTTCGGGTATACCAATATGCAGACCAATGAAAAGTCGCTGTATCCCAGCGCACACGTATCGCCTGAAGAAAAACCCTTCGCCCGGGGATCGGCCAGTTTTGTCAACAACAATATCAGTTCCTGGATCATTGAGCCCGAGCTCGGCTATAAACAAATGATTGGGAAAGGCAAGCTGGAGCTGCAGCTGGGCGCCACCATTCAACAGAACAATGCTACCGGGGAGCGGATCAATGCCACCGGTTACCCCAGTGACCAGGTACTGGGCAATATGGCCTCTGCCACTTCACTGAGTTCTTCCGGATCAACCATACTGGTATACAAGTACAATGCATTGTATGGTCGCCTCAATTACAACCTCAACGACGAGTGGCTGGTGGACCTTACTGCCCGGCGGGATGGCAGCAGCCGCTTCGGACGCAATAACCAGTTCCACAATTTTGGTGCAGCCGGTATAGGCTGGATATTTACCCGCGAAGCTTTCTTTAAAGAACAACTGCCCTTCCTGAATTTCGGTAAACTGAGGGCCAGCTATGGATCAACCGGTAACGACCAGATCGGGGATTACAGGCATCTCAGCCTCTACAATCCCGTGTATACAGCCGGAGGCAATTACCAGGGTACCGGTGGATTACAGGCCAGCAGGCTGACCAATCCCAACCTGGAATGGGAGCTTACCAGCAAGGCAGAGATCGCGCTGGAGACCGGTTTCCTGAATGACAGGCTCCTGTTAGCTGTCAGCTATAGCCATAACGAATCCTCCAACCAGCTGCTCTCCTATAACCTGCCATACACTACGGGATTCAATGAAATTGCCAACAATTTTCCCGCTACCGTTCGCAATACCAGCTGGGAATTCCTGCTCAATACTGTCAACCTACAGCAAAATCAGTTCAGCTGGACAAGCAGTTTCAACCTCACCATTCCCAGGAACAAGCTGGTGGCCTTTCCCAATCTGGAGCAATCCACCTATGCCAGTACACTGATGATCGGACAGCCCCTGGACATCCAGCAGGCCTTCAATTATAAGGGAGTGGACCCTGCCACCGGCCTTTACCAGTTTGCCTCCTCTACCGGCGATCCCTTCAACCCGGCTTTTGGCACCGATCAGACGTTATTGATCAATACCCAGCCCAAGTTCTATGGTGGCCTACAGAACAATTTCCGGTTTAAAGGCTTCAGCCTTGATTTCCTGTTCCAGTTTTCGAAACGTACTGCCTACAGCAACCTGTTCAATACCCTGCCCGGAATGGCCAATGCCAATCAGCTCACCGATGTACTGGACAGGTGGCAGAAGTCCGGCGACATCAGCAACGTACAGCGCTTCAGCGCCAACTACAGCACCTATAACCAATGGGGCTATGCCGCCATGAGCAATGCCGGTTATACAGACGTATCCTTTATCAGGCTTAAGAACGCCTCCCTGTCATGGGAACTGCCCGCATCCTGGACAAGGACCATCCATTTTCAGCAGGCCAGGCTATACGTGCAGGGACAAAATCTCCTGACCTTCACCGATTATCCGGGACTGGATCCTGAAAACGTCAGCTTCCTTTCTGTACCACCACTGCGGGTCATCACGTTTGGCTGCCAGATAGGATTCTAA
- a CDS encoding RNA polymerase sigma-70 factor — translation MADYALYTDQALTDLLQQEDQLAFREIYNRYWNLLFTLAARQLDNAQEAEDTVQQLFIEIWERRKNIQVKRSLNHWLAAAVKFKVLSIYSARHRQLSITGILPEDLPAQTPQPHSILEMQQLMAQLEAAVEALPERPRIVYRMSREGNLSNQEIARQLDISEKTVENHMNRALTSIRKSLGDAALSISILLF, via the coding sequence ATGGCAGACTATGCACTATATACAGACCAGGCCCTTACTGACCTGTTGCAACAGGAGGACCAGCTGGCATTCAGGGAGATTTACAACCGCTACTGGAACCTGCTCTTCACTTTGGCCGCCCGGCAATTAGACAATGCGCAGGAAGCAGAAGATACCGTTCAGCAGCTATTTATTGAAATATGGGAACGCCGTAAAAATATCCAGGTCAAACGTTCCCTGAATCACTGGCTGGCGGCAGCTGTCAAATTCAAAGTCCTCTCCATTTATTCCGCCAGGCACCGCCAGCTCAGCATTACCGGCATCCTGCCGGAAGACTTGCCGGCACAGACTCCCCAGCCTCATTCCATCCTTGAGATGCAACAATTGATGGCACAGCTGGAAGCTGCCGTAGAAGCACTGCCTGAACGCCCCCGTATTGTTTACCGAATGAGCAGGGAAGGCAATCTGTCTAACCAGGAAATTGCCCGTCAACTGGATATTTCTGAAAAAACAGTTGAAAACCACATGAACAGGGCACTGACCAGCATCCGTAAGTCCCTGGGTGACGCCGCCCTCTCCATCAGCATTCTCCTCTTCTGA
- a CDS encoding FecR domain-containing protein yields the protein MDLQRVYELAHKWKNNSITTEEMEELNLYYNKKAKEGDILLSVDFVADEATHKARIWAVVANSSNAGKPGVRKLLNLRRWSVAAAILLLITAAAYLLLQNQQQAKTPENALASTDIGPGKAGAILTLADGRQLVLDSLGTGIIATQSGSNLVLQNGQLAYDPAATIHPTVTYNTMTTPKGRQFTLQLPDGTRVWLNAASSLRYPTSFTGSARNVEVTGEAYFEVARNSKQPFTVRINQKAEVEVLGTSFNITAYPDEPGIRTTLLEGAITVKEQKDSKAILLKPGQQAQLTDRVRITGQADIEKTMAWKNGLFNFENMPLPEVMKQLERWYDIEVIYEGKIPDVQFGGEMSRNVQLSSLLKALQESKVNCRLEGNRRLLVAAN from the coding sequence ATGGATCTACAACGCGTTTATGAACTGGCCCACAAATGGAAAAATAACTCCATCACTACGGAAGAAATGGAGGAGCTCAACCTGTATTACAATAAAAAAGCAAAAGAAGGAGACATCCTGTTATCCGTTGATTTTGTAGCAGATGAAGCCACCCATAAAGCCAGGATCTGGGCTGTGGTGGCCAACAGCAGCAATGCTGGAAAACCTGGCGTCAGAAAGCTTCTCAATCTGCGCCGCTGGTCGGTGGCCGCGGCTATTCTGCTGCTGATCACAGCAGCAGCCTATCTCCTGCTGCAAAACCAGCAGCAGGCCAAAACCCCGGAAAACGCCCTGGCATCAACAGATATTGGCCCCGGAAAAGCCGGAGCCATCCTTACATTGGCAGATGGCAGGCAGCTGGTGCTTGACAGCCTGGGCACCGGGATCATCGCCACACAGAGTGGTTCCAACCTGGTCCTGCAAAACGGGCAGCTGGCTTATGATCCTGCGGCAACTATCCACCCTACCGTCACTTATAATACCATGACCACCCCCAAAGGCAGGCAATTCACCCTGCAACTGCCTGATGGCACCCGGGTGTGGCTGAATGCAGCCAGCTCCCTGCGTTACCCAACCAGCTTTACCGGATCAGCACGAAATGTGGAGGTAACCGGAGAGGCCTATTTTGAAGTGGCCAGAAATAGTAAACAACCCTTTACAGTGCGTATCAACCAAAAAGCAGAAGTGGAAGTGCTGGGCACCAGCTTCAATATAACCGCTTACCCTGATGAACCCGGTATCCGGACAACTTTGCTGGAAGGCGCCATCACTGTAAAGGAGCAAAAGGACAGCAAGGCCATCCTCCTGAAACCTGGGCAGCAGGCACAGCTGACAGACAGGGTACGCATTACCGGCCAGGCAGACATTGAAAAAACCATGGCCTGGAAAAATGGGCTTTTCAATTTTGAGAATATGCCTCTGCCTGAAGTGATGAAACAGCTGGAACGCTGGTACGATATAGAAGTGATATATGAAGGGAAAATACCGGACGTACAGTTCGGCGGTGAAATGAGCCGGAATGTACAGCTGTCCAGTTTACTGAAAGCATTGCAGGAATCCAAAGTGAATTGCCGGCTGGAAGGCAACCGCAGGCTACTGGTAGCCGCCAATTGA
- a CDS encoding transposase has protein sequence MNKSQGQDIVKELMGYLLPAGTLDYFELTHIVKDKEGLVLFLEEKNLPPAEYQDQSLHSKGFLPEVRVQDFPIRDQKVQLSIRRRRWEHPGTGEIISRNWDLVMQGARITKEFGLFLKDALG, from the coding sequence ATGAATAAAAGCCAAGGACAGGATATAGTAAAAGAGTTAATGGGTTATTTATTACCCGCAGGAACATTAGACTATTTTGAATTAACTCACATCGTAAAAGATAAAGAAGGTCTGGTATTATTTTTAGAAGAGAAGAACCTTCCCCCCGCCGAATACCAGGACCAATCCCTTCATTCCAAAGGCTTTTTACCCGAAGTTCGAGTTCAAGACTTCCCTATTCGCGATCAGAAAGTACAATTAAGCATCCGGCGCCGCCGCTGGGAACATCCGGGCACTGGCGAGATCATCTCCCGCAACTGGGACCTGGTCATGCAGGGCGCACGAATCACCAAAGAGTTCGGGCTTTTTTTAAAAGATGCACTTGGATAA
- a CDS encoding phosphatidylglycerol lysyltransferase domain-containing protein, translating to MIKRFSPRAYWKEALAILVLLLAIVFFRSERKELSAIGPQLKQADLLWVVAGILTSFLFVFFQGGMYRQSFAAIGHRLSFVNAIVLFLKRNFLSVFLPAGGVSALAYTPSRLRKAGYPKMAVRQASGLFAFAGLLTVFIVGLPVVFYAAFRLGAWHNAAAGLLVLLVLILLLAVVARSLKKKGWLYQQLSRRFPRFAPEMEELFAANVHPLKFTGAVIYSVGVELSGILTLLIAMKALGLPASVGAAAIAYIIAVLMMVVSPFLRGLGAVELSMVYFLEQSGYSAAQALSITALYRIFEFWLPLVLGLFAFAWKGKKLFLRVFPVLLTFGLGLVNILSAITPPLHRRLSLLREYLPLDTIHASNLLVLFMGLLLLVTAAFLFRGLRAAWAIALLLSGLSLIGHLTKALDYEEAAMAALTVIVLLITASQYRIRSSLQSLRTGLLTAGICFIAVTLFAFISFYFIDQRHFGVDFTWQQSLEHAGKMFLLLDDPGLQPRTHFGQEFIWLVRIPALATWALLVFFVTRPVFQKQRTAADQRARAIELVRVYGSSSLDHFKLLDDKQQFFSAFCEGLLAYGTAGGFAIVLEGPVCAAENRMDLIGEFEQFCRGQGLKPAYYRVDQDDLGLFAGFKKQKLMLGQEAIVDLQQFSMEGKDRKSLRNGISGLQKKGYVLAVHQPPHSAAMLDQLQRVSDEWLLHFQQEELGFSQGWFDKGQLQEQVIITLAEEAGAVKAFLNCIPDYAEDEITYDLIRKTDDAPGAAMDALIVKLIDYAQGQGKQLLNLGLAPMTGITAPDNTPEQLINLAAQKIKRFRHYQGLRDFKEKYASIWENKYLVYDSDFDLLQLPVALNRVMKRAGQKGTGAGRTDLTP from the coding sequence ATGATTAAACGTTTTAGCCCAAGGGCTTACTGGAAAGAAGCCCTGGCCATATTGGTGTTGCTGCTGGCCATTGTTTTTTTCAGAAGCGAACGTAAGGAGCTAAGCGCTATCGGTCCCCAATTGAAGCAGGCTGATCTCCTGTGGGTAGTGGCGGGCATCCTGACAAGTTTCCTGTTTGTCTTTTTCCAGGGTGGCATGTACCGTCAATCCTTTGCGGCTATTGGTCACCGGTTGTCGTTTGTAAATGCCATAGTACTCTTCCTGAAAAGAAATTTTCTCAGTGTGTTTTTACCGGCTGGCGGGGTCAGCGCATTAGCCTATACCCCTTCCCGGTTAAGGAAGGCCGGCTATCCGAAAATGGCTGTCCGGCAGGCCAGCGGCCTGTTTGCGTTTGCCGGTCTGCTCACTGTGTTTATTGTAGGCCTCCCGGTAGTTTTCTATGCCGCTTTCCGGTTGGGCGCCTGGCACAATGCAGCCGCCGGATTGCTAGTATTGCTGGTCCTGATCCTGCTGCTGGCAGTTGTCGCCCGATCGCTGAAGAAGAAAGGATGGCTGTACCAGCAGCTGAGCCGGCGCTTTCCCCGCTTTGCACCGGAGATGGAAGAGTTGTTTGCGGCTAACGTGCATCCTTTAAAATTTACAGGCGCCGTGATCTATTCCGTAGGAGTGGAGCTTTCAGGTATCCTGACCCTGCTGATAGCCATGAAGGCGCTGGGCTTGCCAGCCTCTGTGGGTGCTGCTGCCATTGCTTATATCATAGCTGTGCTGATGATGGTGGTGTCTCCTTTTCTCCGGGGATTGGGGGCCGTAGAGCTTTCCATGGTTTACTTCCTGGAACAGTCAGGGTATAGCGCTGCGCAGGCTTTGTCCATTACGGCGCTTTACCGCATATTTGAATTCTGGCTGCCGCTGGTGCTGGGCCTGTTTGCCTTTGCCTGGAAAGGGAAAAAACTGTTCCTGCGAGTATTCCCGGTCCTGCTGACATTTGGCCTTGGCCTGGTGAATATCCTTTCTGCCATAACACCGCCTTTGCACAGGCGTCTGTCGCTGCTGCGCGAATACCTTCCGCTGGATACCATTCATGCTTCCAATCTCCTGGTCTTATTCATGGGCCTGCTGCTATTGGTCACTGCTGCTTTTCTGTTCAGGGGATTGCGTGCCGCCTGGGCTATAGCGCTGCTGCTCTCTGGTTTGTCGTTGATAGGCCATCTCACCAAAGCGCTGGATTACGAGGAAGCCGCCATGGCGGCGCTGACGGTGATAGTGCTGCTGATCACTGCTTCCCAATACCGTATCCGGAGCAGCCTGCAAAGCCTGCGTACCGGCCTCCTGACAGCCGGTATATGTTTTATAGCTGTTACTCTGTTTGCTTTTATCAGTTTTTACTTTATAGACCAGCGACATTTTGGGGTGGACTTTACCTGGCAGCAATCTTTGGAACATGCCGGTAAAATGTTCCTGTTATTGGATGATCCCGGGCTTCAACCCCGTACTCATTTTGGCCAGGAGTTTATCTGGCTGGTCAGGATCCCGGCGCTGGCAACCTGGGCGCTGCTGGTATTTTTTGTGACCCGCCCCGTATTCCAAAAGCAAAGAACTGCCGCTGATCAACGGGCAAGGGCCATTGAGCTTGTACGGGTATACGGCAGTTCTTCCCTTGATCATTTCAAATTGCTGGACGATAAACAGCAGTTCTTCTCTGCTTTTTGTGAAGGATTGCTGGCTTATGGGACAGCAGGAGGATTTGCTATTGTCCTGGAAGGACCGGTGTGCGCCGCCGAAAATAGAATGGACCTGATCGGGGAGTTTGAGCAGTTCTGTCGCGGTCAGGGACTGAAACCGGCTTATTACCGGGTAGACCAGGATGACCTTGGCTTGTTTGCTGGGTTTAAAAAACAAAAGCTGATGCTGGGACAGGAGGCAATCGTGGACCTGCAGCAGTTCAGCATGGAAGGGAAGGACAGAAAATCCTTGCGCAATGGGATCAGCGGTCTGCAGAAAAAAGGATATGTGCTGGCTGTTCACCAGCCGCCGCATAGTGCGGCGATGCTGGACCAGTTGCAGCGGGTGTCGGACGAGTGGCTCCTGCATTTTCAGCAGGAAGAGCTTGGCTTTTCGCAGGGCTGGTTTGATAAGGGACAACTACAGGAGCAGGTGATCATTACACTTGCGGAAGAAGCGGGGGCTGTCAAAGCTTTCCTGAATTGCATCCCGGACTATGCGGAGGACGAGATCACCTACGACCTGATCCGCAAAACTGATGATGCGCCCGGGGCGGCTATGGACGCCCTGATCGTAAAGCTGATCGACTATGCCCAGGGACAGGGCAAACAATTGCTGAATCTCGGCCTTGCGCCCATGACCGGGATCACAGCGCCGGATAATACGCCCGAACAACTGATCAACCTGGCCGCGCAGAAAATAAAACGTTTCCGGCATTACCAGGGCCTGCGTGATTTCAAGGAGAAATATGCCAGCATCTGGGAGAACAAATACCTGGTGTACGATAGCGATTTTGACTTGCTGCAATTGCCGGTAGCATTGAACAGGGTCATGAAAAGGGCAGGGCAGAAGGGGACTGGTGCTGGTAGGACCGACCTTACGCCATAG
- a CDS encoding transposase — MNGKLLQQQYKHHISGYKDWDQKEHASEWMLFEENMGTHLSIDETALSNDELYTIVTNKAAKGRKGALVAMVRGTLADRVEEVLSRLSLKLRKRVQEVTLDMAANMNLIVKRCFPFAHRVIDRFHIQQLAGEAVQEIRIKYRWQAIDEENEQIALSRKAKQTYVQQLLSNGDSPKQLLARSRYLLFKQKIRWTPSQKQRAALLFELYPRVKQAYDLSIKLADIFRQCKCKEEAFKRLALWHNEVETAGIESFRTVSRSIETHYLAILNFFNNRSTNASAESFNAKIKAFRASARGVRDIKFFLFRLSKLYA, encoded by the coding sequence ATGAATGGTAAACTTCTGCAGCAGCAGTATAAGCATCACATCAGCGGCTACAAAGACTGGGATCAAAAGGAGCATGCTTCAGAGTGGATGCTTTTTGAAGAGAACATGGGTACTCATCTGAGTATCGATGAAACAGCCCTATCCAATGACGAACTATACACTATTGTCACCAACAAAGCAGCTAAAGGCCGCAAGGGCGCGCTGGTAGCAATGGTCAGAGGAACGCTGGCTGACCGGGTGGAAGAAGTCTTATCCCGCCTGAGTTTGAAGCTCAGGAAGCGGGTTCAGGAAGTAACCCTGGATATGGCCGCTAATATGAACCTGATCGTCAAACGGTGCTTCCCTTTTGCACACCGTGTTATTGATCGCTTCCACATACAACAACTGGCCGGAGAAGCAGTGCAAGAGATACGAATAAAGTATCGCTGGCAGGCTATCGACGAAGAGAATGAGCAGATTGCTCTGTCAAGAAAAGCCAAACAGACTTACGTGCAACAGTTATTATCCAATGGCGATTCCCCCAAACAATTACTTGCCCGCAGCCGCTACCTGCTGTTCAAGCAAAAGATCAGGTGGACTCCTTCACAAAAACAAAGGGCAGCACTGCTGTTCGAGTTGTATCCACGAGTGAAGCAGGCTTATGATCTATCCATAAAGCTGGCTGATATCTTCCGTCAATGCAAATGCAAGGAAGAGGCCTTTAAGAGACTGGCGCTCTGGCATAATGAAGTGGAAACGGCAGGAATAGAATCGTTCAGAACGGTATCAAGATCTATTGAGACTCACTACCTGGCAATACTGAACTTCTTCAATAACAGAAGTACCAATGCTTCGGCAGAATCCTTTAATGCGAAAATAAAGGCCTTCAGGGCATCAGCCAGAGGGGTTAGGGACATCAAATTCTTCTTGTTCAGACTGTCTAAACTCTATGCGTAG